Within Anopheles nili chromosome 3, idAnoNiliSN_F5_01, whole genome shotgun sequence, the genomic segment GGATCGTAGTTTCGAAATTGTGGTGACAATGACGGGCAGCACGATGACGACAGGACAGTGCACACAAATCCGCACTTCGTACCTTTCGTCGGAGATCCTTTGGGGGCACCGGTTTCAGAACATAATCGAATACGACCCGCAGCGAGAGTGCTATGTGGCCCTTAACGAACAGATCGATTTACTCGAGGAGGTAGAAACACCACTCTGCAGCGCACGTCAGCTCGAGGAAGTGATCGACGAATTGCAACAAGATCAGCGCCACTGCGACGATTATCCTTCCGTGGATAATGACAGCCGGCTAGGGGTAAGTTTGATCACGATCATGTAACATTCCTCTCAAATCGCTCGTCCAATTTGTTGCAGGCATCTTTCCGCTGGAAATTCAACACACGGCTCCGTAGCAATCCTAGCTCGTTTGTGCGTATCCACGATGTCTACTCCGAGGCTGAAGAGGACGAACAGCACGATGAGCTACACAAAGCGCATGAAGATCCCTTAAAGCAACCCACCACGGTCACCGTTGCTGTTGATGACAGTAATGCAGTTGATCTAGCAGGGGTTTCAATTAGCGAACCggtggaaacgaaacaaccaaCCATGCAGCATTAACTTACCGGTTGAAGTGTACGAATAATTAAGGCTTTCCTGAATAATGGCTTATTAATTGAAGATAGTAATGTAAATGACAGTATTTCAACAACAAACCAGAAAGCAGTGTAATTTAGGTAGATATTAGTATTACTAATTGTATGAATATTTGTTTAGAGTATGTTAATCCGATCGTGTAATACATTccagtgctttttttcctttcgtgtaaaaatgtttgatttcacATTCCGAATTCAGCTAGAGCCATCAGATTAGATGCAGTCATAGAGTACGAACCGTTGTGTACCGAAACCGCCTCTTCGCTTGCTTTATTTGCAATTGGCTTAATTCTTATCCGTCCGTCCTTCGCCGGGCAGCGTGTTTAAATTAACCCATCTAGCGAACCCGCTCACGTGCCCTACGTTTCATCTTAGCACCGGTGCTAAAGTGTGTCTACGGCATCGTGTCACTAGCAATCGTGATATCTTATCATTTGACTCGCTTCTCCGCTCCGACGCATCTTCACTGACCAGAGAAATCTTCCGGTATTGAAATCCGAATCAGTCGGTTCACTTCCTGCGTGGTAGTAACTGCCCAACCGATGGACTCACCCGATGAAGAAGGAACACGCCATCGCCTTACACCGACCGGTGGAAGGATCGATAAGGATAACGCATTCTCACTGGCCTCCCGTGTGGTGAACAAAATCGGCCAGCGTAACGTGCGAATTTCAAACCTACCCCAACGGTCGATCCGTTTCGTGAAGGATATCGTGACGACGCTGGTAAGTAATCGCTGTGACCGAATAAAGTGCTGGAATGGATTCGAAAACTACCTTCCATCGATGCCTCACAGGTCGAGGAAAAGTGGCGTTATGCGCTGCTGGTGTTTGTTGGCAGTTACGCCGGAAGTTGGGCGTTCTTTGCCGGATTATGGTACACGCTTTCATACGCTCATGGTGATCTCACACAAGATCCGGTCACGGGCGAGCGGCTCGGTGATGGTGCGATGCCATGCGTTCAAGGTGCGACTACATTTACGGGATTTATGCTGTTCAGCATGGAAACGCAAATATCCACCGGGTACGGTGAAAAGGTTCCGACAGAGGAATGTCCCGAATCGTTCGGTTTGCTGACGATCCAGCTGATCGTGGGTTTGCTAATTGATGGTGCCGTGCTCGGTGTGGTTTACGCAAAGCTGGTTCGTCCTCCACAAAAAATCTCCGAAACCAAATTTAGCAACCGAGCCGTCATTTGCCAGCGAGACGGTCGGTTCTGTTTCGTGTTTCGTATCTGCGATCGCAGGTGGCAACATTCGATTGAGACGAAGATATCGGCGGTGTTGCTTGAATCGAGATGCACCATCGAAGGCGAGTGGATCGAGAAACATGAATCACACCTGAAGCTGGAGAATGATGGACGGCAGGTACTGCTGTGGCCAGTTACCGTGTGCCACGTGATCGACCGTAACAGTCCATTGTACGATCTGTCGGCGGCGGAATTGCTCGGACGGAAGCTGGAAATAGTGATAACGGTCACGGGTGGAACGATGACGACGGGGCAGATTAATCAGGCACGTACGTCGTACGTTCCGGCGGATATTTGCTGGGGCCATCGGTTTCGGGACATTGTCGAGTATGATTCCCGCAAACAGTCCTACGTCGCCCTGAACGATCGTATGCACGAACTCGAACAAGTGGACACGCCATTGTGCAGCGCACGCCAGCTGGATGTGCTTCGAAAACGGGTACGAAAAGAAATGAAGGAAAGCCAGAGATCTTCCCAGGCTCAGGCCCAGAAATGTTCCCAGAAAGTCACGGACGATTCTAACAAGTGTTAATTGAAATTctaataaaagcaaacaatatgCTCTTGAATTGCAAAGCAGGTTTTTAAAACGCTCTTGATCAGTCGCCTCTTTCGTGCAGCTAAAATAATTGCAAGAAATAATGGAAACCCTAACGTCCTAATCTCAATCAGTTGTCGAATATGTTTCATTCTTGAACACGAAAAAACTGAATACACGTTCCATTTAAAGctagatgaaataaaacaataatagATTTATTCACTATCAAGTGCATCTGCCTGTACATTTTTACCTCAAAATTTTAACAAATTATGATACATTCAAAAGTATACAAcctttaaaacaaataaacagcCACAACGCTCCTTGTGCTtttatcctttctttttctgttgctcTAGCTTTTCCAGCTGTGCCCTAAGGTGCTCGTTTTCAGCTCGAATGCTTAGAAATTGCTGCACAAATTCGTCCCGCGGCAACAACAAACCCATCACCGTGCTAACGTACTGTTCCAGCGAGTCGAGTTTATTTTGCGTTTCGCGCCataaattgaacatacacatCCACAGATGGCTTTTCATGTCCTGTTCCGCACCAATTTGGCGCAACATGCACTCTTCAAACTGTCCCATCATCGCCTTACGCAGTTCGGCAATATCATGTCGAGCTGCCAGCTCGGAATCCTTTCTGTTAGCACCACCGGACATCGCCGCAGGAGCAGGTTGTGCTGGTTCCGATACGGGTCTCGTTTCATCGACCTGcgattttttatcattcaaaaCGTTTCTCCTCGCATCATCCGAAACTGACTCAACCTGGCTGTTTTCGAGCTGGCTTTCGATTAATATTCTTGGCGTGGTGATGCTTCGCGTGATAGCACCTTTGCTTTGGGTGCCATTCGTCCTTGCACCTGCTGTAGCAACCTCATCATCGTCTTCCTCAATATCGGTCGCTTCCTCGCGAATGTTTTCCAAATTATCGTTCACGCTCACCATTCCGGATGGTGCCCCTTTCCTGTACACACTATTACTGCTAGCGTTCGATCGTGTGCCATCAGTTTTGAGCCGTTTGAGTAACCGATTTACGTTCACAAAGCTGTCGTCTACACTCAGCTCGGAACCGTTGGCCGAGTTATCCTGCTCATGGTGGTGCTCTTGAGATTTCCCAACGGGAGGCGTAGGATCACCGGCTTCGTGCTCTATGTTGCAGTCAGAAAGATCATCTAAAAACCCCATAAGATTGTTACCAGCCATGTGCATGCTCGTGCGCGATTCCGTGCTCAACCGGGAGGAAGTACTTAACCGCGACAAACAATCCATCGGTGCCTCACGGCGTTGCAAAAACAGGTCAATCTCTCCCATAAAGCTGTCGTGCTGCTCTTGCCCCACCGGAAGCTGTGGTTCTGTGACCATCGCCTGCTCGGCACCCCGATTCCTATCCTGCGTTCCTTTCGCGGGTTGCTTTAACTCGTCAAGCTCGATCATACTGCGGCGGGTTGATACGTCACGGGACGCCGGTACAAACGCGATACTATTTACGCTGCTCTGGTGAATCTTTTGCATGTTTAACGGTTCCTTAAGACTGCGCAAATCGTACCCATACACGAAGCCCTTCAAATTACCCACAGCAAAATGATGGCCGTTCTCTGCTATCGCCAGCGACTCGAACGGATAGTTGGACTGTATCTGAGACGCCTTTTCTTTGCGTCTGGTGTCGAAAATGTTTATCACACTGTCGTAGCCTACTGAGAAGAGGTAATCGGGATATGTATCGACCATCGCAATGTCACGACACGGTGCCCCATGGGCCATTGTTTGTGAGAAGATCGTTTTCTTCGATTGCGTATCGTAAAGCAATACGGCTCCGTTGTAAGAGGCCACCGCCATAGAGAAACGTTTTGTGGGATGAAATCGCGCTTTGATGGTGCtgttggtggagaaaaaacagAGGGTGGAACATGAATTGTGTGTTTCAATTTTAACGTTACCATGGTGACCGTTACGAAGTTTTTCAAATGTGTATACTTTTGCTGTCTCTTATGAGCCGTGTCAACTAATGCAACTTACTTTTTATCGAAAGCCAAGGTGTGCAGCTTGGAGTTCGTTTTCATTCCGTACACATTTACCAGCCCATTTTCGTATACGGCCGCCAAAAAGTCATCGGTTGCATTGAAATCCATGAAAGTCACACCGATCGTGATACGGTCAGCGTCGAAGCGTTTCGTGAagctggcttttttgtagtccATAAACCGCACCGTGCCCGTCGTCAGCCCGATAGCGATCTCTTCCTTACCGGCCGATTTTGGGCAGGCGACACAGTACAAATTATCGATCATGATCTTCTTAACGCTTGCGATCGTACGCCGACTGCCGTGCTCGTTGTGTGTACCGTTTTGATCGTCCTCATACTTGAGACGTAACAATTCGATGCCCCAATCCTTGTTGGCTCGCATAAAAAGCTTCGACGAGCCGAAAAACTGGCAACTGGAACCGTTGTTAACGACGTGCGAGCTGGAGCTAAGCAGCTCCAGCGCCGGGAAGCTGTGAAGCTGCGTATCTTTTGCGCACGATACAATCTCTGCCATGGTTGCGGTACTTTTTACATAAATGAATCACTGAAAAACTAGGCAATAACAAAGTAGTGGAATATCCTGGCTaaggacaaaaacaaacgcttcgGAACTTTTCACGCGCAGAAATCCGCTTCAATTCAAATGTTTGTCACGTTGACAGGCTAAGGTCCGAGTTAGCGTGCGTTTATAGTAACGTGTCGATTTTTGAGGGCAATGGCTAAATCGTAAACATATTACAATAACACCGTTTTATCGCCAAGGGACATCAATGAGAACCGTTTTAATCCGAAGGAACTAAACTATTGTTTTAtctttaatttattaatttactGCCTCACAGGGAATTCAAATAACCAcacataacaacaaaaaagaagcttcaAATAGTTCGCACATTGGTTGggaattattcaaatgataGATGAACAAACGGATTTGTAAACACTTGTTTTATCCAAGAATGTGATCATAAAACGCAAATAGACAAAGCGCGAAAGATAAAATAATGCAGAACAAAAAATTCGAGCGCACTTGACTACCAAGCCAGAGTACACTTTTTACACAAAAGtaccaggagagcataccagctAAGAGTTGCAAATCAGtcgaaatatttcatgaaaaatgaacgaaatatttcaaattcgCTCACTGTTTACTTTTTAAcccaatagatggcgctaaattCGCTAAAggggaaaatgttttcactattcactcatagatggcgcgGCTTGAAACATTTCGAAGCGTTTCAATTACTGAAACGTTTCACATGTCGGAATAAATAGCGCCATCTATTTGTGGTTATTTGAAGCTTCTGACCGGTTGGCGCCACagctaaaatttttttcagcacCACAAAATTGCAACTCCTCGCGatcatgctctcctgttacttttgcttCAAAATTTTCTCGAGTTGCCGTTCAAGCTCGCGCACATTTTTTgatatttacatttttacatttcgcgcTTTGGATGCTCTTGTGTCTTAGTGTTGAGTGAGCAATTTCTTTTCGAATACAATGCGTTTTCGCACTCGTTTGAATAATTCGCAccaaaaattttattaaacgtTAACAACAGTTTGGGTCAATCCGAATGCTCTCATTATTATttggaaatttgaaaatttcattatAATTAGACATAGGAAAGCATCCttctgttgaaaaaaaaaaacaaaatttcttTCATGAATAAGTTTCTTTCACGAGTACGCATCGGTACTGCGAAAACCTCAGTCAATGTttgagtcaaaaaaaaaaaggacaagttttcttcaaaattggtaagatatttttatttgtttattcattttaaacgTTCCTAAGTAGCATCTATAATGTGCCGTACAAAGTCTGCCTGCCTTTCCTCATTCCTGCCTTTCTCGCAGTGCACATTCAGTAACTGGTTGTGTGTTTAGAGTCACCTCCCACTACATAACATCTTTCACGCGCTGCCACATCAGAGGATGATCCCTTTGCACTAGCATTGATATAAGTCCATCGAACATTTTTCCTTCTGTAGGTATACCTGTATTCTTTCGTATCTTTTCCACACGACCTCGCGTTCGACTTTGTTTGTTCGAATGCACCCTCGTCGTCAGTCTGCAGGTAATGTTGCATATCTAGTTTCTTGAGAAGCATAAACACATACACGAGCAAGCTAACGCATATGGCTGAACGAACCACTACACAACGCAGCAGACATAATCCGTAAACTGAGCGCattaacgaaaaacaaacaaaaaaaaaagcaatccggtacacaaacaaaagcctCCAAATACTGATCAAGGCAATCAACCAACGCACGGGGGGAGGGTTAGAGGATGCTTTTGGAATActgtttaaaattaatcataCACATTGGCTTTACACAACCCCGTTTGCACACCATCGGTTGACTATTGGTATAAAATGAGCGATACAAAGCTCGGCCAGCTCAAGCAATAGAGCAGCGAACGGGACAAACATGaagcgggtgttttttttttaagtaaataCTTATCGATGTTCTCTATCAACTAAAATCACAACCAATGCTAAATTAGGCATATCTGATGTAGCTAAAACACAGCAGTATGTAAACTCGAATATACAAACAGAATAGGGCAGCTTATCATTATTACAAAATGAGCGCGCGAATGAGTGTCGAATCGAAGGGTAAAGGGTAATCGACCCCGACGCATAAAGCGACTTCTAATTTTCTGTAAAGTAACTGTAATGTCATGTTTGTGTTAGATAGTGTCTAAGCTCCGTGCACCCCCCCATTTTGGGTTGAAAAGGCTATCGGAAAATGGATttgtggaatgaattttaCAACATTTCTCCCAACTGGCGGACGGAGCGCACAAAGCATAAATTaaaagatagagagaaaaggacAAAAACGTATCACCACACGGCATGGTGTCGGTTGACGGTGCAAAAATCGCACAACCAACGAGCCCAAGCAGGAACAACTACCTTCGGTTTGTGCGATTCAGAATACTGAGATAGTTCTGGTTCAGACTACGATAGAGTTGGCTGTTGCGCAACGAGCCGGAAGGTCCTGTTGGCGCGTCTGCCGGGACATTATTGGGCACTAATGGTTTGGCTGCGGTTACGGGCGGTACGGAAGCGAATGCCACTACGGtagctgatgatgatgatgatgatgatgatgaggatgaggacgatgaAGACGCCGAAGACACCGCCGTTGAGGAGGACGCAAGTGTCGACGAATGGTAGAGACTACTTCGCGTCATCGGTAAGCCTGATCTGCTGTCGCTCAGAAGATGCGGATGTTCGATCGAACGGGACATAAGGTTTGGTGGCATGCTGCTTTGTCTGCGATACTTCACTCGGGTGCTATCGGGTATCGCTTCCGTGTCCTGGCGTCATATGCTGGTATCGTTTGGTCCTAGTCGCCGGATGGCCGATGAAACGCGCCACAGTCGTACCTTTCCATCGCTGcattgagagaaagagagagagagagagagagagagaaagaaatgaaTCAATTTCACGGCACGGTTTTGTTGAACGCTTGTGACATATATATAAACGAAGCCAcgagacgaaacaaaaatacagtACATTAAGCGAGGAATCGATGTACAATGAGTTGACGATCAAATTGCGGGAACAGCAACATATTGAAACAAAGCGATTTGGCAGACTGCATTGTGCAATTATGCATCATAAATGCATGACAAAATGTGGGTCATTTGGGCTATTATTTTCATAACCATTTTCACAACCAAACAACAGtattcaaatgaaaacgacagttaattaaatatttacatccacataaaatatatgttttgaatatatatattaaaaaaaccaTTCTTATTTGATCTCGAGTCGacatgcacaaaaatcaaatgTTCCAAATATGTAACAGAGCGCAAATGAGCTTAGCGAAGCGTTTGATGATCAACACAAATATGAAAGATGATCTTTTCAACCGAGGGCGATGCGTATGATagcggaaaaacaacgcgAAGTAAGCCCAATTTAAGATATGACAAtacaaaaagacaaaaaactTACAAATCTATATATTGCCTGTTTCCTAGGACGCGATCTCTAGAACTAGAACGCTAACGGCAACGCAACTAATAAACCGTATCGTAATTCACTCAAAGTAACTGAAATGgaatgttgtatttttttgttgtgttttgccTTCCACGGTgtctattttttgttatcgAAACGAATGATATTTATTTCGACCATAATCCCCTACGTTCTTTTACAGCAGCTAATAGGACAGAAGAAGAACACTACCACCTCTAGTGTCCACACCAGTACCATCAGCCAGATGATTAATTTAGCCAACATCCTTTCGGtcgaaatagaaaataaataataaataaatcgtgTATCAGTTAAACGCCACAAAGTGCACAGTACCATGGTTGAGGACATTTTTTATCACTATACTAGAACACAACTCCTGCATTGGTACAGAAGTTAATTATTGGATCAGCTTAtgagaatggaaagaaaacatatGTACTCCGTTTGATAACATACAGAATGGATACAATTTATACACGCGCAGAAAATTGACTAAGCGGCCcaaatttgctttcattttcctgcAGTGTAAATGAGACTATTTTCAATGTGAACAGTGATAGTATTCAGTATTACAAACGGGTTagtgaacaaaaacaaagctgaTCCTAAAACACGCGCATCAAACACTGTGTTAACAAAcagaacacacaaaacaataaGCAGGTTATTTGTGAACGAATTAAGAAGCATGATGTATCGTAATCATAAGCTCATCCTCGCGTGTCGCCTAATTTCGCCATAGAACGAACAACATACAGTCTGTCTCCTATTCTAGTGTCTGCTAATCCCTGCAATCAGTTTTAAATAAGCTACCAACGACAAAATGCATACTTGTTGACATATTTGATCCTTTCCATTTCTGCTCAATCTCACGTTCTCTCCTAGCATTAGTCTTCCATTGCTTTGCTTCAGTTATATACTATAGTTGACCTTGCTGTTATACAAACTATCACATGCGAAGTTGGAAAGTGAGTCTACAGTCTAATTTGAAACACCATCACGAGAGTTGATTAAGATAGTTAGAGCATTAAAATTGTAGCGTTAGATGACAAGTTGTGTCAATTCTACGTATTGTTCAGCTGCATCCTTCTCATTTAACCAGAGGATTTCTTCAACATTATTCGATTTAACGTTTCGCTTTAgtaccaacaccaccacctaCAGTACCAGCTACAGAAGCAACagtgccactgctgctgcaactACTACCACCGTTGCACCCGGCACTGACCGATCCTGCACCGGATGAAGAAGCGTTCAGCGTATCCCAATCGGTGGTTACAAATCGCCAGATCCGTACCTCACCGGAACTATGCGTGGGCAAAATTGTAAcatcattgttttttttggataCGCAAATCGCAACGAGAgcaggaaaagagaaaagaggaaaaaaagaaaaccgtaaAACCAACCCATCGACAAAAGCACCATACACGATAAACGATTCATAGTATTACCATGTCGAACCATATATAGAATATTAATttgaaagaagaaataaaacatccccGAAAGACATATCAACCCCTAGGATAAAGATTGCGGAATGTAGCAAAAGGATACTCACTTGGACGCGGTAAAGACGCGATTATCGCTCGTGACAATGTCGTTGATTGACTGTTCCGTCTTCATTTCGGCTAGACTGTCGCATGTTTTAATATTCCATAGGCGCACAACGCCACCACGACAGCTAGACAGTAGAATATCGCCGTAGATTGCCATCCCGGACACCCAACCCTTGTGGGCGTTGTTGAGCGACTGCTTGAGCTCTCCGTTTCGCAGGTCCCACCTTTTGATCCCGGAATCCCGACTCCCAGAAAACAACTCCGCATCGACACCGATGGCATCGTTCGCAACTGCCAGCGCCTGCACACCGTCATAGTGCGGAGGTTCCAAATTGAGCAGCGGTTGTACTACGCCACCAGTCGAGTTCACTTCAAACACCTTCACGTAATGGTCCTTGGAGCCAGTTGCGACCAGATCGGTGTTGTTAGGTCCTTCCCAGGCCGTCAAGCACATGACGGCTGCCTGATGGCCGCCGGAAAGTCGTCCCAGACATGCGAACTGCCGTAGATCCCAAAATCGCACTTTATCAGATGCCGCCGTGTAGAGCTTTCCGGATGCACCCATCGTAAGGGCTGTGATGGAGCATTCTCCCGGTACTAAGTCAGAGAGCGTCGCGTTCGAAGGTAAGGTTATGCCCGAAGAGCTGTAAAAGAGGGTAAATTATAGAGGGCTTTGTTGAAGTTTCCTAGACTCGTATTCTGGCACCCATATTTCAACACTCGTTGCCTACCATAGAGTAATTATGGGACGTATGTTGCTGCTTCGTAGGTCCCACACCTTGATGAAAGCTCCCGAAGCAGAGAACAGCATATTGTTCGCCCGATCGTACTCAACGGCCGCCACCGGTCCGAGGTGGCCAGTCAAACAGTGCGGTGTCGAGTTGGAACGTAAATCCCAAACTTTTACCGTGCGATCTGCGGCCGCCGTGAACAGCATCTGATTGCTGACCTTTATCGACAGCACCGAGTTTGTGTGTCCTTCGACCACATGTGTACAGATCAGCGGAGAACCGGCCTTGTACTGTTAGAAAAGAAAGTTGCAGTTAAACAGTGGCCTTATTCCGTCCTTTTCTTTTGGCTGCACGTCAACTTACCCTTCCATTGAGCTCCTTAATGTTCCCTCCGGGCTGGGGATCTTGCGTTCCAGCACCGAGACGCGAAAATACGTCCCCATTGTCCTCGCGGGAAACTCCGCGCCGGTACACAGGTGGCGATGTTGGTACGTCACCCGAATCCTCACTGCATTGGCGCATTGGTT encodes:
- the LOC128724032 gene encoding ATP-sensitive inward rectifier potassium channel 8-like produces the protein MDSPDEEGTRHRLTPTGGRIDKDNAFSLASRVVNKIGQRNVRISNLPQRSIRFVKDIVTTLVEEKWRYALLVFVGSYAGSWAFFAGLWYTLSYAHGDLTQDPVTGERLGDGAMPCVQGATTFTGFMLFSMETQISTGYGEKVPTEECPESFGLLTIQLIVGLLIDGAVLGVVYAKLVRPPQKISETKFSNRAVICQRDGRFCFVFRICDRRWQHSIETKISAVLLESRCTIEGEWIEKHESHLKLENDGRQVLLWPVTVCHVIDRNSPLYDLSAAELLGRKLEIVITVTGGTMTTGQINQARTSYVPADICWGHRFRDIVEYDSRKQSYVALNDRMHELEQVDTPLCSARQLDVLRKRVRKEMKESQRSSQAQAQKCSQKVTDDSNKC
- the LOC128724034 gene encoding uncharacterized protein LOC128724034; the protein is MAEIVSCAKDTQLHSFPALELLSSSSHVVNNGSSCQFFGSSKLFMRANKDWGIELLRLKYEDDQNGTHNEHGSRRTIASVKKIMIDNLYCVACPKSAGKEEIAIGLTTGTVRFMDYKKASFTKRFDADRITIGVTFMDFNATDDFLAAVYENGLVNVYGMKTNSKLHTLAFDKNTIKARFHPTKRFSMAVASYNGAVLLYDTQSKKTIFSQTMAHGAPCRDIAMVDTYPDYLFSVGYDSVINIFDTRRKEKASQIQSNYPFESLAIAENGHHFAVGNLKGFVYGYDLRSLKEPLNMQKIHQSSVNSIAFVPASRDVSTRRSMIELDELKQPAKGTQDRNRGAEQAMVTEPQLPVGQEQHDSFMGEIDLFLQRREAPMDCLSRLSTSSRLSTESRTSMHMAGNNLMGFLDDLSDCNIEHEAGDPTPPVGKSQEHHHEQDNSANGSELSVDDSFVNVNRLLKRLKTDGTRSNASSNSVYRKGAPSGMVSVNDNLENIREEATDIEEDDDEVATAGARTNGTQSKGAITRSITTPRILIESQLENSQVESVSDDARRNVLNDKKSQVDETRPVSEPAQPAPAAMSGGANRKDSELAARHDIAELRKAMMGQFEECMLRQIGAEQDMKSHLWMCMFNLWRETQNKLDSLEQYVSTVMGLLLPRDEFVQQFLSIRAENEHLRAQLEKLEQQKKKG